In Nitrosopumilaceae archaeon, the following proteins share a genomic window:
- the aspS gene encoding aspartate--tRNA(Asn) ligase yields the protein MDFKRTHYIGHLEPSMIGTKVMVGGWIEDIRELGKLTFLTLRDVTGVAQIVLVGNESLEQAKELNKQSVVRITGTVQQSKARDFPFEIKSEKVDILTLAVHPLPIDPIGRLESNIDNRLNARALDLRNQKTASIFKLRHHTLVSIRKTLTENHFIEVNTPKIIGSASEGGANLFSLKYFEKQAYLAQSPQLYKEQLTIGLERVFEIASYYRAEKSHTVRHLTEFTSVDIEAAFMDYFDVMDILERVVTNVFDYTEKNCTIEQKILGIEIKKPSTPFERLTYKKAIEELSNDGIKLEIGDDLQDSHLRTLGERHPGFYFLIDWPMKLKPFYIHEKDDDPTLSRSFDLQYGYLELSSGGTRLHDPKKLKSRLEEQGLNPHQFADHLRAFDWGMPPHSGWGLGLDRLMSVLTKIDNVREVVLYPRDPERLSP from the coding sequence ATGGATTTCAAAAGAACTCATTACATTGGTCACCTTGAACCTTCTATGATAGGAACAAAGGTTATGGTTGGTGGTTGGATAGAGGACATACGAGAGCTTGGTAAACTTACATTCTTGACTCTGCGTGATGTTACAGGTGTTGCACAAATTGTTCTTGTAGGAAATGAATCACTAGAGCAAGCCAAGGAATTGAATAAACAAAGTGTAGTTAGGATAACTGGTACTGTTCAACAATCAAAAGCCAGAGATTTCCCATTTGAAATTAAATCTGAAAAAGTTGACATCTTGACACTAGCTGTACATCCATTGCCAATAGATCCTATTGGAAGGCTAGAAAGTAATATTGATAACCGGTTAAACGCAAGAGCACTTGATCTTCGTAATCAAAAAACTGCATCTATTTTTAAATTAAGACATCATACACTTGTCTCAATTAGAAAAACACTTACAGAAAATCATTTCATTGAAGTAAATACTCCAAAAATAATTGGCAGTGCGAGTGAAGGAGGAGCAAATCTTTTCTCATTAAAATATTTTGAAAAACAAGCATATCTTGCTCAGAGCCCACAACTTTACAAGGAACAACTTACAATAGGTCTAGAACGCGTTTTTGAAATTGCATCTTATTATAGAGCTGAAAAATCACATACAGTAAGACACCTTACAGAATTTACAAGTGTAGATATTGAAGCTGCATTTATGGATTATTTTGATGTGATGGATATTTTAGAGCGAGTTGTAACTAATGTATTTGATTATACAGAAAAGAACTGTACCATAGAACAAAAGATACTTGGCATTGAAATCAAAAAGCCTTCTACTCCATTTGAACGCCTAACATACAAAAAAGCAATTGAAGAATTATCAAATGATGGAATAAAACTTGAAATTGGAGATGATTTACAGGATTCGCATCTACGTACATTAGGAGAAAGACATCCAGGCTTTTACTTTTTAATTGATTGGCCCATGAAACTAAAACCCTTTTACATACATGAAAAAGACGATGATCCCACCCTGTCTCGTTCATTTGACCTCCAGTACGGATATCTTGAACTCTCTTCAGGCGGTACAAGATTACATGATCCAAAAAAATTAAAATCAAGGCTTGAGGAACAAGGGCTTAATCCTCACCAATTTGCAGATCATCTGAGAGCATTTGACTGGGGCATGCCGCCTCATTCAGGTTGGGGTCTAGGCCTTGATAGATTGATGTCTGTTCTTACAAAAATAGATAATGTTAGAGAAGTTGTCTTGTATCCGCGTGATCCAGAAAGACTTTCTCCATAA
- a CDS encoding transcription elongation factor NusA — translation MRTPICTFDAMNGILCPQCESKLDSGKLTKTDVEAAIKLVHLSQKIPQIEKFTLNSCQESTGNYVLYLSSSDIMMVRQSRELYRLLQGEFPGKIWLVEESASDKKFIEDLFFPIKILAINRVWVPGGIQKTKVIVSGKRTPRFPIDTDKVVSISKDLRGIELAVEFERK, via the coding sequence TTGAGAACGCCAATTTGTACTTTTGATGCCATGAATGGTATTCTTTGTCCGCAATGTGAGTCAAAACTAGATTCGGGGAAATTAACTAAAACAGATGTGGAAGCAGCAATCAAACTGGTACATCTTTCACAAAAAATACCTCAAATTGAAAAATTTACTCTTAATTCATGTCAGGAATCAACTGGCAACTATGTTTTGTATTTAAGCAGTTCCGATATTATGATGGTAAGACAAAGCAGAGAGCTTTATAGATTACTACAAGGCGAATTTCCAGGAAAGATATGGCTCGTAGAAGAAAGTGCATCTGATAAGAAATTCATTGAAGATCTATTCTTTCCAATCAAAATATTAGCTATTAACCGTGTTTGGGTTCCAGGCGGTATTCAAAAAACAAAAGTGATTGTATCTGGAAAAAGAACACCTAGATTTCCAATTGATACAGATAAGGTAGTCTCCATATCAAAAGACCTACGTGGAATAGAACTTGCAGTAGAGTTCGAGAGAAAATAA
- a CDS encoding ABC transporter ATP-binding protein — MHYISVTGLKTQYKTHTGIIHAVDDVSFFLENGESIGIAGESACGKSTLGLSIMRSLQGGRVVLGDILFEGKSIIKIPESEFTKKYRWKEIAMIFQGAMNSLDPVFTIEQQLHEILKQHKYPGDFNVKSSETLISVGLNNSILKKFPHELSGGMKQRIVIAMALLLNPKFVIADEPTTALDVLVQAQIINLLKKLKKNGMSIMLITHDLAIISEIAEKIGVMYGGKMVEFGNSSEIYKNPRHPYTQGLLESIPSLKENKKPKFIRGNPPSLINSSEGCRFYERCPHAMEKCKKEPPKIKTDSGYVLCWLYE, encoded by the coding sequence ATGCATTACATTTCTGTAACTGGTCTTAAAACACAATACAAAACACATACAGGGATTATTCATGCAGTAGATGACGTAAGTTTTTTTTTAGAAAATGGTGAATCTATTGGAATTGCTGGCGAAAGTGCATGTGGAAAGAGTACCCTTGGACTTTCCATAATGAGATCACTTCAAGGTGGCAGAGTGGTTTTAGGGGACATATTATTTGAAGGCAAATCCATAATTAAAATACCAGAATCAGAATTTACAAAAAAATATCGGTGGAAAGAAATTGCCATGATATTTCAGGGAGCCATGAATTCGTTAGATCCCGTGTTCACAATAGAACAACAATTACATGAAATTTTAAAGCAGCATAAATATCCAGGTGACTTTAATGTGAAATCTTCTGAAACCCTAATCTCTGTTGGCCTCAATAATTCTATATTAAAAAAATTTCCTCACGAGCTTAGTGGAGGCATGAAACAAAGGATTGTCATTGCAATGGCGCTTCTTTTAAATCCAAAATTTGTAATTGCTGATGAACCAACAACTGCCTTAGATGTGCTCGTACAAGCACAGATTATCAATCTACTCAAAAAACTGAAAAAAAATGGAATGAGCATTATGTTAATCACACATGACTTGGCAATAATATCTGAAATTGCTGAAAAAATTGGGGTAATGTATGGCGGCAAGATGGTAGAGTTTGGCAATTCATCGGAAATTTACAAAAATCCAAGACATCCATACACACAAGGCCTACTTGAATCCATACCATCACTGAAAGAAAATAAAAAGCCAAAATTCATCCGTGGAAATCCTCCTAGTTTGATAAATTCTTCGGAAGGATGTAGATTTTATGAAAGATGTCCACACGCAATGGAAAAATGTAAAAAGGAACCACCTAAAATTAAAACAGACTCTGGGTATGTTTTGTGTTGGCTCTATGAATAA
- a CDS encoding ABC transporter ATP-binding protein produces the protein MEEILSVQNLTKYFTNKGIFSSSKIVKAVDGISFSLKKGEVLVLAGESGSGKTTISRLILRAIEPDSGTIFFDGVEVTRESRNLDKLRKQCQIIYQDPYAAINPRMKVSEIIMEPLQIHKIGTTSERKKIVLDVLHEVRLEPAEIIYEKYPHMLSGGQRQRIVLARALVTKPEVIIADEPVSMLDVSVRAEILELMREIQEKHGISYIYITHDLSTARYLGQRIAIMYLGKIVESGPINEVLFHPKHPYTQALTDAISEPNPDNLYQDKKIRINEPVDIDVYEGCRFRSRCPYVIEKCKDEPPLDQVEKDRFAACFVKIN, from the coding sequence TTGGAAGAGATTCTTTCAGTACAAAATCTAACCAAGTACTTTACAAATAAAGGAATTTTTTCTTCCTCAAAAATAGTTAAGGCTGTTGATGGAATATCCTTTTCTTTAAAAAAAGGCGAAGTCCTCGTTTTAGCAGGAGAATCAGGATCAGGTAAAACTACCATCTCTAGACTAATCCTTAGAGCAATAGAACCAGATTCTGGTACAATCTTTTTTGATGGTGTAGAGGTTACTAGAGAAAGTAGAAACCTGGACAAGCTAAGAAAGCAGTGTCAAATAATATATCAGGATCCTTATGCAGCTATAAACCCCAGGATGAAGGTTTCTGAGATCATTATGGAGCCACTACAAATTCATAAAATAGGAACCACATCAGAAAGAAAGAAAATTGTATTAGATGTACTCCATGAAGTCAGACTTGAACCTGCTGAGATAATTTATGAAAAATATCCACATATGCTTTCTGGCGGTCAAAGACAAAGAATAGTTCTTGCGAGAGCCCTAGTTACAAAGCCAGAGGTAATCATTGCAGACGAGCCAGTATCAATGTTAGATGTTTCCGTAAGAGCTGAAATTCTAGAGTTGATGAGAGAGATTCAGGAAAAACATGGAATTTCATATATTTACATCACACATGATTTATCCACAGCGCGTTATCTAGGTCAAAGAATTGCCATCATGTATCTTGGGAAAATTGTAGAATCAGGGCCAATTAATGAGGTGCTTTTTCATCCAAAACACCCATACACGCAGGCACTCACAGATGCCATATCAGAGCCCAATCCAGACAATCTTTACCAAGATAAAAAAATTAGAATCAATGAACCTGTAGATATTGACGTCTATGAAGGTTGTCGATTTCGTTCAAGATGTCCTTATGTCATTGAAAAATGCAAAGATGAGCCTCCGCTTGATCAAGTAGAGAAAGATAGATTTGCAGCATGTTTTGTAAAAATAAATTAA
- a CDS encoding chromosome segregation SMC family protein produces MVHIRKLEIFGFKSFGYKNTIINLEPGLVAISGANGSGKSNILDAISFALGENAPKIMRVDKLRSLLHDVDGSRHGAKIARVSCHFDNTDRKIPVDSNTVTITREMDEAGENIYYLNQKKMQRNHVLDILEVANAGIHKLNIVQQGTITRISEFNAEERRKIIEDIIGLAYFDEKKTEALKQLDEADRRLEIALARMDEIKKRIDELEEERNHQLRYDLLERELKRFHAIQASNKLKDIESQKISKERNLNAIQSETKKLDEQRSQLKDEIKKLEEEKQKFMEEVNAYNVAKAAIDSELSTAMHQSEAANSKIVTNTRRLGQIDLRLPEIESELSTLHEKRSQLEVQIQQLKESINSINDTKKTANTDLSSVDSEISHVLKQQSQAATNKLKVDERIKNIKNSLHDAKLSLSKTEQERNDVVNKIQQNSTTIKSLLVQKENLLNLEQKLKIIRAGHEATIKELKSRLANMSERKAKIEKDVEDTTLILEKASKATAQYEAKIRVVKEVMHEDYSIAKLKEDSKRLGIQGLVYEMLSWDKQFERPILAVGSDWLKALVVNDFPTLLGLAEFAQEKKLPKIRIIPLDAIPNSKISLPQEQGIVGVLSDYIQCDEKLVALKNFIFGNIILVNSDESAYVLSKKGFRAVTVDGQFFEADANAIVVDIHSKISNLTKIILLSTSVDGLVQSLDLLKKFIQDKKTQLKKIERITKSLDNRYNASDTGLANVDLSFTDAKAKLKSISSSEEHLTSRISQLKRHEENLKTNAAKLESYIASLEERVLMTQENYAEEEQAQIASTLTALNEKKSTLLGTLNSISAQFREQTSQITILTNEETGFKSNTRLLSQEQSTLNHEKYDLEVESRSLVKEKEKVDLVLVSLREKEQQLISTAGTSVSALKEYDAKLKDLYDGEKAVTKEINNFERQSDSLSRDIGDLTENEVKIRDTLSSFGYHEILETFDVDQIFAALESERKALSGSLNTKAPETYLEISDGYRSMSTRKNELEEERNSIVKFIEEVDKNKRQTFLESYDKVDKDIREVFNKMTGGNAWLEIQNEDDIFASGLSFLVQFPNKQKRESTSISGGEKTLAAITFLLALQTLKPSPFYLLDEVDAHLDALNTERLSKILEERAKGSQMIMVSLKDSTVQKASLIYGVFSKNAASQVVSHKISNTQQVAN; encoded by the coding sequence TTGGTACATATTCGTAAGCTAGAGATCTTTGGCTTCAAATCATTTGGCTATAAGAATACGATAATTAACCTTGAACCTGGCCTTGTGGCAATTTCTGGGGCTAACGGCTCTGGCAAGAGCAACATACTGGACGCTATATCCTTTGCACTAGGTGAGAATGCTCCAAAGATAATGAGAGTTGACAAATTACGTTCGTTACTTCATGATGTTGATGGAAGTCGTCATGGTGCAAAAATAGCACGTGTGAGTTGTCACTTTGATAATACTGACAGGAAGATCCCAGTTGATTCAAACACTGTCACTATAACAAGAGAGATGGACGAGGCAGGAGAGAATATTTACTATCTTAATCAAAAAAAGATGCAACGAAATCATGTTCTTGACATATTGGAAGTTGCAAACGCAGGTATTCACAAATTGAACATAGTTCAACAGGGAACGATTACCAGAATTTCAGAATTTAATGCTGAAGAACGACGTAAGATAATTGAGGATATTATTGGTTTAGCATATTTTGATGAAAAAAAGACTGAAGCGTTAAAACAATTAGATGAAGCAGACAGACGATTAGAAATTGCACTTGCTAGAATGGATGAGATAAAAAAACGCATAGATGAACTTGAAGAAGAAAGGAATCATCAACTAAGATATGATCTTTTGGAACGGGAACTCAAAAGGTTTCACGCTATCCAAGCTTCTAATAAATTAAAAGATATTGAATCTCAAAAAATCTCTAAAGAAAGAAACTTGAATGCAATTCAATCTGAAACAAAAAAACTAGATGAACAGCGCAGTCAACTAAAAGATGAAATTAAGAAGCTAGAAGAAGAAAAACAAAAATTCATGGAAGAAGTAAATGCCTACAATGTTGCCAAGGCCGCAATAGATTCAGAACTCAGTACAGCTATGCATCAATCAGAGGCAGCAAACAGTAAGATTGTGACTAACACCAGACGATTAGGCCAAATAGATTTACGTCTTCCTGAAATTGAATCAGAATTAAGTACTTTGCATGAAAAAAGATCCCAGCTTGAAGTACAGATTCAACAACTAAAAGAATCAATAAACTCAATTAATGATACCAAAAAAACTGCAAACACAGATCTTTCATCTGTTGACTCTGAAATTAGTCATGTATTAAAGCAACAATCACAAGCAGCAACAAACAAACTCAAAGTAGATGAAAGAATAAAAAATATTAAAAATTCTCTTCATGATGCAAAACTTTCACTTTCAAAAACAGAACAAGAAAGAAATGATGTTGTAAATAAAATACAACAAAACTCAACAACAATAAAATCATTATTAGTACAAAAGGAAAATCTATTAAATCTTGAACAGAAATTAAAAATAATTCGAGCTGGACATGAAGCAACCATAAAAGAATTAAAATCAAGGCTGGCAAACATGTCTGAAAGAAAAGCAAAAATTGAAAAAGATGTTGAGGATACGACATTAATTTTAGAAAAAGCAAGTAAAGCAACTGCACAATATGAAGCAAAAATTAGAGTTGTCAAAGAAGTCATGCATGAGGATTATTCTATTGCAAAACTCAAAGAAGATTCTAAAAGATTGGGAATACAAGGTCTTGTTTATGAGATGCTTTCATGGGACAAACAATTTGAAAGACCAATACTTGCAGTAGGTTCTGATTGGTTAAAGGCGCTTGTTGTAAACGACTTTCCTACCTTACTTGGTCTTGCTGAATTTGCACAAGAAAAGAAGCTCCCAAAAATACGTATTATACCACTAGATGCTATTCCAAATTCGAAAATCTCGTTACCGCAAGAACAAGGTATAGTTGGTGTGTTATCTGATTACATACAATGTGACGAAAAACTTGTAGCTTTGAAGAATTTTATTTTTGGAAATATTATTCTAGTAAATTCAGACGAATCAGCATACGTTCTATCTAAAAAAGGATTTAGAGCAGTAACTGTTGACGGGCAATTCTTTGAAGCAGATGCAAATGCCATCGTAGTTGATATTCACTCGAAAATTTCTAATCTTACCAAAATCATTCTTCTAAGTACCTCCGTTGATGGTTTAGTTCAATCATTAGATCTTTTAAAAAAATTTATTCAAGACAAAAAAACTCAGCTTAAAAAAATTGAAAGGATAACAAAAAGCCTAGATAATAGGTATAATGCTTCTGATACAGGACTGGCAAACGTTGATCTTAGCTTTACTGATGCTAAAGCGAAACTAAAATCAATCTCTTCATCCGAAGAACACCTCACATCAAGAATTTCACAGCTTAAAAGACATGAAGAAAATCTGAAAACAAACGCGGCAAAACTTGAATCTTATATTGCTTCTTTAGAAGAACGAGTTTTGATGACACAAGAAAACTATGCTGAGGAAGAGCAGGCACAAATTGCATCTACGCTTACGGCATTAAATGAAAAAAAATCTACCCTTCTAGGCACTCTGAATTCCATATCTGCCCAATTCAGAGAACAAACATCTCAGATTACCATATTAACAAACGAGGAAACTGGATTTAAATCAAATACCAGATTACTTTCTCAGGAACAATCTACACTTAATCATGAAAAATATGATCTTGAAGTAGAGTCACGGTCACTGGTAAAAGAAAAGGAAAAAGTGGATCTCGTACTGGTATCGCTAAGGGAGAAAGAACAACAGCTAATATCAACTGCTGGAACATCAGTTTCTGCACTCAAAGAATATGATGCAAAGCTAAAGGATTTGTATGATGGTGAAAAGGCAGTTACAAAGGAAATTAACAATTTTGAAAGACAATCCGACTCTCTTTCACGCGATATCGGAGATCTTACTGAAAATGAAGTTAAGATACGTGATACTCTTTCCTCGTTTGGATACCACGAAATCTTGGAAACCTTTGACGTTGATCAAATATTTGCAGCACTAGAATCAGAAAGAAAAGCACTAAGTGGTTCTCTTAATACTAAAGCTCCAGAAACATACCTTGAAATTTCGGATGGATATCGTTCAATGTCCACTCGTAAAAATGAACTTGAAGAGGAAAGAAACTCTATTGTCAAATTCATTGAAGAAGTTGATAAAAATAAGAGACAAACATTTTTGGAATCATATGACAAAGTAGACAAAGATATTAGAGAAGTTTTTAATAAAATGACAGGAGGAAACGCCTGGCTTGAAATACAAAATGAAGACGATATATTTGCTTCTGGATTGTCATTTCTAGTACAGTTCCCCAATAAACAAAAAAGAGAATCTACATCAATCAGTGGTGGTGAAAAAACACTTGCAGCAATAACATTCCTTTTAGCATTACAGACACTAAAGCCATCGCCATTTTATCTACTTGATGAAGTGGATGCTCATCTTGATGCACTAAATACAGAACGACTTTCAAAAATACTTGAAGAACGTGCTAAAGGAAGCCAGATGATTATGGTTTCATTAAAGGATTCCACTGTGCAAAAAGCAAGTCTAATTTATGGTGTGTTCTCAAAGAATGCCGCTTCACAAGTAGTTTCGCACAAGATTTCAAACACGCAACAAGTTGCCAATTAA
- a CDS encoding inositol-3-phosphate synthase — MGKKIRIAIAGVGNCASALIQGAHYYSKNPQDTIGLTAYDIAGYEPGDIEVVAAFDVADTKVGKDVSEAIYARPNNTISVAEVPRMNIPVQKGPTMDGIGRHLSQIVTVSKEPDVDVKKVLRDTGAEMLVNYLPVGSTQAVRYYATQALESGIGFLNAIPVFIASEPKWQQAFAEKKLPLAGDDVMSQLGATVVHKTLVKLFVDRGVLIDGTYQLNIGGDMDFYNMLDEERLEDKRISKTSAVKAMADYDIPMRIGPSDYVDFIDNEKICYINIEGKYFGKIPIKLDLKLKVIDAYNSAGIMIDAIRGLKIALDRKLTGPMTSISSYCFKHPPIQMPYTEAKTAFREFVEGKRDR; from the coding sequence TTGGGGAAAAAGATTCGTATAGCAATTGCAGGTGTTGGAAATTGTGCCTCTGCTCTAATACAAGGCGCACATTATTATTCTAAAAATCCTCAAGATACCATAGGTCTTACTGCATATGATATTGCAGGTTATGAGCCTGGTGATATTGAAGTTGTTGCAGCGTTTGATGTTGCTGACACCAAAGTAGGAAAGGATGTATCTGAAGCAATCTATGCTAGACCAAACAACACCATTTCAGTGGCTGAAGTTCCCCGTATGAATATTCCAGTACAGAAAGGTCCTACAATGGATGGAATTGGGCGACACCTAAGCCAGATTGTTACAGTCTCAAAAGAGCCAGACGTTGATGTCAAAAAAGTCTTGCGTGATACAGGGGCTGAAATGCTTGTCAATTATTTGCCTGTGGGAAGCACACAAGCTGTAAGATATTATGCTACTCAGGCACTAGAATCTGGAATTGGTTTTCTAAACGCAATTCCAGTGTTTATTGCATCTGAACCAAAATGGCAGCAAGCATTTGCAGAAAAAAAACTACCATTGGCAGGTGATGACGTTATGAGCCAACTAGGGGCTACAGTAGTTCATAAGACACTAGTAAAACTTTTCGTAGATAGAGGAGTGCTAATTGATGGAACGTATCAGCTTAACATTGGAGGAGACATGGATTTTTACAATATGCTTGATGAGGAAAGACTTGAAGATAAGAGAATAAGCAAAACAAGCGCTGTAAAAGCGATGGCTGATTACGATATTCCGATGAGAATAGGTCCTAGTGATTATGTTGATTTTATTGATAATGAAAAAATTTGTTACATAAATATAGAAGGAAAGTATTTTGGAAAAATTCCAATCAAACTTGATTTGAAACTCAAAGTCATCGATGCATACAACAGCGCTGGCATAATGATTGATGCGATTAGGGGACTAAAAATTGCTCTTGATCGAAAACTTACAGGTCCTATGACTAGCATCTCATCTTATTGCTTTAAACATCCTCCAATACAGATGCCATACACAGAGGCAAAAACTGCATTTAGAGAGTTTGTTGAAGGAAAGCGAGACAGATAA
- a CDS encoding deoxyhypusine synthase: MIKPGRPVKDISIKKDATVQNIFDEMSKSGGFESRNLVEGLNILCAMISDKKCLKFLSFVAAITSTGLRGIITDMIKNKMFDVVITTCGALDHDIARYFSNYLEGSFTLDDNELADQHIHRLGNVLVPMESYGPIIEEKMQAFLEKAYKDGKKEMSTSDITKMIGENLGEGSFLYWAYKNNIPVVVPGIIDGAVGSQIWLFTQKHSDFKLNVAADGDFLSGLIFKAEKSGAFMIGGGISKHHTLWWNQYRDGLDYAVYITTAHEFDGSSSGALVREAISWGKVTQKAMQTTINAEATTILPFLYSALLSKLK; this comes from the coding sequence GTGATAAAACCAGGTAGACCAGTCAAGGACATTTCAATAAAAAAAGATGCCACTGTACAAAATATTTTTGATGAAATGTCAAAGTCAGGAGGATTTGAATCAAGAAATTTAGTAGAGGGATTGAATATTTTGTGTGCAATGATTTCAGATAAAAAATGTCTGAAGTTTCTCTCGTTTGTTGCAGCTATAACATCAACTGGCCTTCGTGGAATAATTACAGATATGATAAAAAATAAAATGTTTGATGTAGTGATTACTACATGCGGTGCTTTAGATCATGATATTGCCAGATATTTTTCAAATTATTTAGAAGGTTCATTTACACTTGATGACAATGAACTTGCAGATCAACACATTCACAGATTAGGAAATGTGCTAGTTCCAATGGAAAGCTATGGTCCAATAATTGAGGAAAAGATGCAGGCGTTTTTAGAAAAAGCATACAAAGATGGTAAGAAGGAAATGTCTACATCAGACATAACAAAAATGATAGGAGAAAATCTAGGAGAGGGATCATTCTTGTATTGGGCATACAAAAATAACATACCAGTAGTAGTTCCTGGAATAATTGATGGTGCAGTAGGCAGTCAAATTTGGCTTTTTACTCAAAAACACAGTGACTTTAAGCTTAATGTAGCTGCAGATGGAGATTTTTTGTCTGGACTAATTTTCAAGGCAGAAAAATCTGGCGCGTTTATGATTGGAGGAGGCATATCAAAGCATCATACCTTGTGGTGGAACCAATACAGAGACGGTTTAGATTATGCAGTCTACATTACGACTGCACATGAATTTGACGGAAGCTCAAGTGGTGCACTAGTAAGAGAAGCAATATCGTGGGGCAAAGTCACACAAAAAGCAATGCAGACTACAATTAATGCAGAAGCTACAACCATATTGCCATTTCTTTATTCTGCATTACTTTCAAAGCTCAAATAG
- a CDS encoding GNAT family N-acetyltransferase: MIDKIESNDLGFTAIWSKTTQLECGTLFMNANLPGDLFFDKLTNITCLSEKMIDETISIFQKNHMRAFIYALNNPSLEEFLLSKNFKFYDTQHVLKKRIILGNETSHVHHIEKKDSLLWSEVFCKSYDCYEWIDEVNNIVKDSFSQVEYLVDAEHNASCVALYEKNSILGLYCLGTLPEKRKKGLAKLLINHALNKVKIKNLDFLMLETYQKDELLGFYSKLGFEKVYEKKIYTI, from the coding sequence ATGATTGATAAAATAGAGTCAAATGATCTTGGATTTACGGCAATCTGGAGTAAAACAACCCAACTAGAGTGTGGCACATTGTTTATGAATGCAAATCTTCCTGGTGATTTATTCTTTGACAAGCTTACAAACATAACCTGTTTGAGTGAAAAAATGATTGATGAAACAATCAGTATTTTTCAAAAAAACCATATGCGCGCCTTTATTTATGCGTTAAATAATCCTAGTCTTGAAGAATTTCTTCTAAGCAAGAATTTTAAATTTTATGATACACAGCATGTTTTAAAAAAACGAATTATTTTAGGGAACGAAACTTCTCACGTACATCACATAGAAAAAAAAGACTCACTTCTATGGTCTGAGGTTTTTTGTAAATCTTATGACTGTTATGAATGGATTGATGAAGTAAATAACATTGTAAAAGATTCTTTCTCACAGGTAGAATATCTAGTAGATGCGGAACATAATGCATCATGTGTGGCGTTATATGAAAAAAACTCCATCTTGGGATTGTATTGTTTGGGAACTTTGCCTGAAAAAAGAAAAAAAGGCCTTGCTAAATTATTAATTAATCATGCATTAAATAAAGTAAAAATAAAAAACTTGGATTTTCTTATGCTTGAAACATATCAAAAAGATGAACTTTTAGGGTTTTATTCTAAATTAGGTTTTGAGAAAGTATACGAAAAAAAAATCTACACTATTTGA